From a region of the Synechococcus sp. RS9916 genome:
- a CDS encoding iron ABC transporter permease, translating to MIPASPALSSPQAPLLRPGRRLLSGLAVLLALLALLPLAGLFGAGVQGLGNGSASLGADGLLQIGGTISLLIGTTCLGSLLGTANGWLLANCRFPGRRLLRVAQLLPLATPSYLLAATLVDLGSRQGWRIHGLGWGVVVMALSTYPYVFLLSTESFTICGRRQLEACRCLGVGPWNSFRRIALPMALPSIGAGIALMGMEVVNELGAVQLLGIPSLSGGILQAWQAEGNPAGAVGLALITLCIVMVLLVGERRLRRRSRRWSEGVAGGESPAWQLQGSRALIAQILGAVPPLLSLGTPLLWASRNLDQLNQGISSELVMLTGRSLGLALAAAALAVMTALVLSIAKRWSQARWLRGLTFLAGMGYAIPGAVLALALQLLGGPWQIAPLLLLLWGYCDRFLAVAKGGLDAALERLSPSLDEAATGLGCRWPDVLKRVHLPLLRGPLAVGGLLVFVDTVKELPLTFALRPFDFDTLSVRVFQYASDERLAAALWPTLMILALGLMASLALVPGLDHRPEDQRPLNG from the coding sequence TGCTGGCCCTCCTGGCCCTCCTCCCCCTTGCCGGCTTGTTCGGTGCGGGGGTGCAGGGGCTCGGGAATGGCTCGGCCAGCCTGGGTGCTGATGGCCTGTTGCAAATCGGAGGAACCATCAGCCTTCTGATTGGCACCACCTGTCTTGGATCCTTGTTGGGCACGGCAAACGGCTGGCTGCTCGCGAATTGCCGCTTTCCTGGGCGACGCCTGTTGCGCGTCGCCCAACTCCTGCCCCTGGCCACTCCCTCCTATTTGTTGGCCGCCACCCTGGTGGACCTCGGGAGCCGCCAGGGTTGGCGCATTCACGGCCTCGGCTGGGGTGTGGTGGTGATGGCTCTAAGCACCTATCCCTATGTGTTCCTGCTGAGCACGGAAAGCTTCACGATCTGCGGTCGGCGTCAATTGGAAGCCTGTCGCTGTCTGGGTGTGGGCCCCTGGAATAGTTTCCGGCGCATCGCCCTACCGATGGCGCTTCCTTCCATTGGCGCAGGCATTGCCCTAATGGGCATGGAGGTGGTGAACGAGCTCGGTGCTGTGCAGCTACTGGGAATCCCCAGTTTGTCGGGAGGCATCCTCCAGGCCTGGCAGGCGGAAGGCAATCCAGCCGGGGCCGTGGGGCTGGCACTGATCACCCTCTGCATCGTGATGGTGTTGCTGGTGGGTGAACGGCGCCTGCGCCGTCGCAGCCGCCGCTGGTCAGAAGGGGTTGCAGGCGGCGAGTCTCCGGCTTGGCAACTACAGGGGAGCCGGGCCCTGATCGCCCAGATTCTCGGGGCGGTGCCACCCCTACTGAGCCTTGGCACACCTCTGCTGTGGGCCAGCCGCAACCTTGACCAACTCAATCAAGGCATCTCGAGCGAACTGGTGATGCTGACCGGCCGCAGTCTTGGCCTTGCCCTCGCAGCCGCTGCCCTGGCAGTGATGACAGCCCTGGTGCTATCGATTGCCAAGCGCTGGAGTCAAGCCCGCTGGCTACGGGGCCTCACCTTTCTGGCAGGGATGGGCTACGCCATCCCCGGCGCGGTCCTCGCCCTGGCCCTGCAGTTGTTGGGCGGCCCCTGGCAGATAGCACCTTTGTTGTTGCTGCTTTGGGGCTACTGCGACCGGTTTCTGGCGGTCGCCAAAGGGGGACTGGATGCAGCGCTCGAACGCTTGTCACCGAGCCTTGATGAGGCGGCAACCGGCTTGGGCTGCCGCTGGCCGGATGTGCTCAAACGTGTCCACCTGCCTCTCTTGCGCGGGCCGCTCGCGGTCGGGGGGTTGTTGGTGTTCGTCGACACCGTGAAGGAACTGCCGCTCACGTTTGCACTCCGTCCTTTTGACTTCGACACCCTTTCGGTGCGGGTGTTTCAGTACGCCAGCGATGAACGGCTGGCCGCAGCCCTCTGGCCCACGTTGATGATCCTTGCCCTGGGGTTGATGGCCTCCCTCGCCCTGGTGCCGGGCCTGGACCACCGCCCCGAGGATCAGCGCCCCTTGAACGGCTAA
- a CDS encoding esterase-like activity of phytase family protein, whose product MTAIDLPSWSEALPCPWSAGWELVRQQALPREGMDGRPLGGFSAAAYSAGDDRLWLLSDAPQAYLLPVLGLKPWIRRGVPARIGRRLVLRGTDGTPLPASMDGEGLVVQGDQAWIVSEARGPRDRPAQLLRVSLRDGRLLQRQGLPASWRSTATTGLARNQGPESLTLQSDASLLTAAEAPLRQHQAHGGVARVPVAALTPQQSWTALGHLAIGPAGGAAARFQGLTELLALDGPSGVLALHRSFPATGQWTARLSLHSAPPQLKPLTGWDLLALGLPSDNWEGLAWGPRLPDGRRTLVAVSDDNFNPLQRNWVAVLAPRQVPPLADPSARPQQCIPAEVLSD is encoded by the coding sequence ATGACAGCCATCGATCTGCCGTCTTGGTCCGAAGCGCTGCCCTGTCCTTGGTCGGCAGGATGGGAGCTGGTGCGTCAGCAGGCGCTTCCGCGCGAAGGAATGGATGGCCGACCGTTGGGTGGTTTCTCCGCAGCGGCTTACAGCGCAGGCGACGACCGGCTGTGGTTGTTGAGTGATGCTCCACAGGCTTACCTGCTGCCGGTCCTTGGCCTGAAGCCTTGGATTCGTCGTGGTGTTCCAGCACGGATTGGCCGGCGGTTGGTACTGCGGGGCACGGATGGGACGCCCTTGCCTGCCTCGATGGATGGTGAAGGCCTCGTGGTGCAAGGTGATCAAGCCTGGATCGTCAGTGAAGCGCGGGGTCCCCGCGATCGGCCCGCGCAATTGCTGCGCGTGTCGTTGCGAGACGGCCGTTTGCTGCAACGGCAGGGTTTGCCGGCCTCCTGGCGTTCAACGGCAACGACCGGTCTGGCACGGAATCAAGGCCCTGAATCCCTCACGCTTCAGAGCGATGCCTCCCTGTTGACGGCGGCAGAAGCACCTCTGCGTCAACACCAAGCCCATGGAGGTGTCGCTCGTGTGCCGGTGGCGGCCTTGACTCCCCAGCAGAGCTGGACAGCCCTCGGTCATCTCGCCATTGGCCCGGCTGGGGGTGCAGCCGCCCGATTCCAGGGACTGACGGAATTGCTGGCACTCGACGGTCCTTCCGGAGTGCTGGCCTTGCATCGCAGTTTTCCCGCCACTGGGCAGTGGACGGCACGTCTCAGCCTCCATTCGGCTCCACCCCAACTGAAACCGTTAACCGGTTGGGATCTGCTGGCCCTTGGGCTCCCCAGCGATAACTGGGAAGGGCTGGCCTGGGGGCCTCGGCTGCCGGATGGTCGCCGCACGCTTGTCGCGGTGAGCGATGACAACTTCAATCCGCTTCAGCGCAACTGGGTCGCGGTCTTGGCTCCCCGTCAGGTGCCGCCGCTCGCTGATCCGTCTGCGCGGCCCCAGCAGTGCATTCCTGCTGAGGTGTTGAGTGACTGA
- a CDS encoding lysylphosphatidylglycerol synthase domain-containing protein, producing MKRNLPGGLRLWVTLASLGFVAWALAGHVAGLQDLSISARGWWWLLLGLGLSWLSLVVNALAWRVLVNWLGHGTEGLALVPLHLRTNLLKYLPGGIWHFVDRLRTLQPRLGTNRALVSVLLEPLVMAVAALLWVPFGGWQSGLAVLAVLPALVLVPRWREPLLARLERAKWKQLQRANPQDLASLDVDHLGSGRGGYPWGALGLDMGFVLCRFAGFWCCVQTFDLGAVHSPWIWLAGFALAWTVGLVVPAAPGGLGVFEAVLLLRLGGLVGEAPLLAVALSYRLVVTLADVLAAGAVQLDQRWSRAGDTAADPSSAG from the coding sequence GTGAAGCGGAATCTGCCGGGTGGTTTGCGCCTCTGGGTCACGCTGGCGAGTCTTGGCTTTGTGGCCTGGGCCCTGGCGGGTCACGTGGCTGGATTGCAAGACCTCTCCATTTCGGCCCGCGGCTGGTGGTGGCTGCTGCTGGGGCTCGGTTTGAGTTGGTTGAGCCTGGTGGTAAATGCGCTGGCCTGGCGCGTGTTGGTCAACTGGCTCGGCCATGGCACCGAAGGGCTGGCGCTGGTGCCGTTGCATCTGCGCACCAATCTGCTCAAGTATCTCCCCGGTGGGATTTGGCATTTCGTGGATCGGCTGCGCACGTTGCAGCCTCGTCTCGGGACCAACCGTGCGCTGGTGTCGGTGCTGCTTGAGCCCCTGGTGATGGCGGTGGCGGCCTTGCTCTGGGTGCCGTTCGGTGGTTGGCAATCGGGGTTGGCCGTGCTGGCTGTCTTGCCGGCGCTCGTGCTGGTGCCGCGATGGCGTGAACCCCTGTTGGCGCGGCTGGAGCGGGCGAAGTGGAAGCAACTGCAGCGGGCGAATCCCCAGGACTTGGCCTCTCTTGATGTGGACCATCTGGGCAGTGGCCGCGGTGGGTATCCCTGGGGGGCTCTGGGCCTGGACATGGGCTTTGTGCTCTGCCGCTTCGCCGGGTTCTGGTGCTGTGTGCAGACGTTTGACCTCGGCGCTGTGCATTCCCCTTGGATCTGGCTGGCGGGTTTTGCTCTGGCTTGGACTGTGGGTCTGGTGGTGCCAGCGGCTCCTGGCGGGTTGGGGGTGTTTGAAGCTGTGTTGCTTCTCCGTCTTGGCGGTCTTGTGGGCGAGGCTCCCCTGCTGGCGGTTGCCCTCTCCTACCGCTTGGTGGTCACCCTGGCGGATGTGTTGGCGGCTGGAGCTGTTCAGTTGGATCAACGTTGGTCAAGAGCTGGAGACACCGCAGCAGATCCATCCTCAGCCGGTTAG
- the larC gene encoding nickel pincer cofactor biosynthesis protein LarC: MGSLVVDCPTGLAGDMLLAACLDLGVSRSCVEQPLSALGLDGAYRLVVEEGRNGGLRGLQLDVEAVAPQTEHRHWRDLRGQIDQAPIDAVVKQRVLAVFSALAEAEAAVHGTSPDQVHFHEVGALDSLVDVVGVCAAITALAPDRLLCRVPPAGRGTVQTAHGCLPVPAPAVLELARRYRVPLRSGPDLPSGELTTPTGLALMAVLADGFEEPGDLVVEGVGIGLGHRQLDRPNLLRLLQVQEFQRLDPGAAEPMATWQELVVQEAWIDDASAEDLAALADQLRQAGALEVATAQVLMQKGRPGMAMTALVLPEQVAAVREVWLGAGTSLGVRERRQGRWVLWRRTGVCPSPWGELRVKQVRRPGGSLSLKVEHDELRRVSLQANVSIEQVRMAVLTQAERFQPLGDWTL, encoded by the coding sequence ATGGGCTCCCTGGTGGTTGATTGCCCCACCGGGCTGGCGGGCGACATGTTGTTGGCGGCCTGTCTGGATTTGGGGGTGTCGCGGAGCTGTGTTGAGCAGCCCCTTTCTGCCCTGGGCCTCGACGGTGCCTATCGCCTGGTGGTGGAAGAGGGCCGCAACGGGGGCCTGCGTGGATTGCAACTCGATGTGGAAGCGGTGGCTCCACAAACGGAGCATCGGCATTGGCGCGACCTGCGTGGCCAAATTGATCAGGCACCGATTGATGCCGTGGTCAAACAACGGGTGCTGGCTGTGTTTTCAGCCCTCGCGGAGGCGGAGGCGGCTGTGCACGGCACATCCCCTGACCAGGTGCACTTCCATGAGGTGGGCGCGCTCGACAGCCTGGTGGATGTGGTCGGGGTGTGTGCGGCCATCACGGCCCTGGCACCGGATCGCCTTCTCTGTCGCGTTCCGCCAGCCGGTCGCGGCACGGTGCAGACAGCGCATGGTTGCCTCCCTGTGCCCGCTCCTGCCGTTTTGGAATTGGCACGGCGTTATCGAGTACCCCTGCGGTCGGGTCCGGATCTACCCAGTGGCGAACTGACCACGCCCACGGGATTGGCCCTGATGGCTGTGTTGGCCGATGGTTTTGAAGAACCCGGTGATCTGGTGGTGGAGGGCGTTGGCATCGGCCTGGGGCATCGTCAGCTCGATCGTCCGAATTTGCTGCGGTTGCTGCAGGTTCAGGAATTTCAGCGCCTCGACCCTGGAGCTGCTGAGCCGATGGCCACTTGGCAGGAGCTGGTGGTGCAGGAGGCCTGGATCGACGATGCCTCGGCGGAGGATCTGGCCGCTCTGGCTGACCAGCTGCGTCAAGCCGGTGCCCTGGAGGTGGCCACAGCTCAGGTGTTGATGCAGAAAGGTCGGCCCGGGATGGCGATGACGGCCCTCGTCCTGCCAGAGCAGGTGGCCGCTGTTCGGGAGGTGTGGCTCGGTGCTGGCACCAGCCTGGGTGTGCGCGAACGCCGTCAGGGACGTTGGGTGTTGTGGCGCCGCACGGGCGTCTGCCCGTCGCCCTGGGGGGAGTTACGCGTCAAACAGGTCCGCAGGCCGGGTGGGAGTCTCTCCCTCAAGGTGGAGCACGACGAATTGCGCCGCGTCAGCCTCCAGGCCAACGTTTCAATCGAGCAAGTAAGGATGGCAGTCTTGACCCAGGCAGAGCGGTTCCAGCCGCTGGGGGATTGGACGTTGTGA
- a CDS encoding M48 family metallopeptidase, with amino-acid sequence MHLRLRGSSGDQQQAVAGRKRWWLGGGLVVALGVGWLLSELMHGQSSASPSRIEVDRQVSDLLNRREQGPLSAVDERRLLERLLALGRLPESIVLVEDQLAAQPKAWRWRLLLSQLELRNGNSRGAEVHLQQLSRLHPTNPDVLQALALLRLQQGRPQLAINTVQTALKTTEPSKRVSLGLLLADLQRQSGSGTAAVTTYQQLIKDSPDDARPLMAKALLMQEQGQRDQALALLESARQKQVAVNADTQAIDALAARWGLVTNRAKTSTAVESQSLKEQASEIPNP; translated from the coding sequence ATGCACCTCAGACTGCGCGGGTCCAGTGGTGATCAACAGCAAGCGGTGGCAGGACGCAAGCGATGGTGGCTTGGTGGTGGTTTGGTGGTCGCCCTGGGGGTGGGATGGCTGCTGAGCGAATTGATGCATGGCCAGTCCAGTGCCTCTCCCAGTCGGATTGAAGTCGACCGCCAGGTGAGCGATTTGCTCAACCGCCGAGAGCAAGGGCCCCTCAGCGCGGTCGATGAACGCCGGCTTCTGGAACGGCTCCTTGCCCTGGGCAGGCTGCCGGAAAGCATCGTGTTGGTCGAGGATCAACTGGCAGCCCAGCCCAAGGCCTGGCGGTGGCGCCTGCTGCTCAGCCAGCTGGAACTGCGCAATGGCAACAGCCGCGGTGCCGAGGTGCATCTGCAACAACTCTCACGGCTGCACCCCACCAATCCCGATGTGCTTCAGGCCCTGGCCCTGCTCCGCCTCCAGCAGGGGCGTCCTCAGCTCGCCATCAACACAGTGCAGACAGCACTGAAAACAACCGAACCCAGCAAGCGGGTGTCCTTGGGGTTGCTGCTGGCGGATCTTCAACGTCAAAGCGGTTCAGGTACCGCCGCAGTCACCACCTACCAACAGCTCATCAAAGACTCCCCTGACGATGCCCGCCCGCTGATGGCAAAAGCACTGTTGATGCAAGAGCAGGGACAACGGGATCAAGCCCTGGCTCTGCTCGAGTCAGCCCGGCAGAAGCAGGTCGCCGTCAACGCCGACACACAAGCAATCGATGCCTTGGCAGCCCGCTGGGGCCTGGTAACCAACCGTGCCAAAACAAGCACTGCCGTGGAGAGTCAAAGCCTCAAGGAGCAGGCGTCTGAGATTCCCAACCCTTGA
- the xth gene encoding exodeoxyribonuclease III, which yields MLIASWNVNSVRTRLDHVLAWLQSHQPDLLCLQETKVADPLFPQTAFESIGYRVSFHGQKSYNGVALISRTPLDDVRCGFIGELPGDLEAGELGEQKRVISALLDGVRVVNLYVPNGSSLTSDKYPYKLKWLNCLKRYREAAQERDEPLCIVGDFNIGMEARDIHDPERLTGGIMASDAERTALNEALGEGMVDVFRAFEPDAGHWSWWDYRSGAWNRDSGWRIDHIYLSEDLLDLARSCVIHKQERGKEQPSDHAPVVVDLCWPPEDDEDDWGDA from the coding sequence GTGCTGATTGCCAGCTGGAACGTGAACTCCGTCCGCACCCGTCTGGACCATGTGCTGGCCTGGCTGCAGAGCCACCAACCTGATCTGCTTTGCCTGCAGGAAACCAAGGTGGCTGACCCGCTGTTCCCGCAAACAGCCTTCGAAAGCATTGGCTATCGCGTCAGCTTTCACGGCCAGAAGTCCTACAACGGTGTGGCGCTGATCAGCCGCACCCCGCTGGACGACGTGCGCTGCGGCTTCATTGGCGAATTACCTGGCGACCTGGAGGCCGGCGAGCTGGGAGAACAAAAACGGGTGATCAGCGCCCTTCTGGATGGGGTGCGGGTCGTGAATCTCTATGTGCCGAATGGCTCTTCGCTGACGTCCGACAAATACCCCTACAAGTTGAAGTGGCTGAACTGCTTGAAGCGTTATCGAGAAGCGGCGCAGGAAAGGGATGAACCCCTTTGCATCGTGGGTGACTTCAACATCGGCATGGAAGCCCGTGACATCCATGACCCCGAGCGCTTAACGGGGGGAATCATGGCGAGCGATGCCGAACGCACAGCCTTAAACGAAGCCCTAGGTGAAGGCATGGTGGATGTATTCCGAGCCTTCGAACCGGATGCAGGCCACTGGAGCTGGTGGGACTACCGCAGTGGAGCCTGGAACCGCGACAGCGGCTGGCGGATCGACCACATCTATCTCTCTGAGGATCTGCTCGACCTGGCGCGCAGCTGCGTGATCCACAAGCAGGAACGCGGCAAGGAACAACCCAGCGACCATGCACCGGTGGTGGTTGATCTGTGCTGGCCACCCGAAGATGACGAGGACGACTGGGGCGACGCATAA
- a CDS encoding FAD-linked oxidase C-terminal domain-containing protein, producing MIHDWAALDRDLSRRLPAGAVVRKRQELLAYDCDGLTIDRHQPPLAVLPRTTEEVAETVRCCHSHGVPFVARGSGTGLSGGAVTEQEALLIVTSRMREILKVDLPNQTITVQPGVINSWVTRAVAGDGFYYAPDPSSQVVCSIGGNVAENSGGVHCLKYGVTSNHVLGMEVVLPDGNVTTLGSDLVESPDLDLRGAFIGSEGTLGIATAITLRLLRAPEKVSVLLADFPTMEAAGDAVRRVTAAGVLPAGMEIMDNFMINAVNDLFGRDEYPRDAAAVLLIELDGQAAEVAVASDRAADLCVEAGARAVRRADEAADRALLWKGRKSAFAAVGQISPTYYVQDGVVPRSSLPQVLSAIEALSRDHGLPVANVFHAGDGNLHPLILYRRDDPGVDQRVKELGAAILRECLAVGGSITGEHGVGADKRCYLDWMFSPEDLATMRRLRLAFDPEGLANPGKIFPTPTTCAESSRRAVTLRSDPSVTAF from the coding sequence TTGATTCACGACTGGGCAGCTCTGGACAGAGATCTCAGCCGACGGCTCCCTGCAGGTGCTGTGGTGCGCAAGCGCCAGGAATTGCTTGCTTACGACTGTGATGGTTTGACAATTGACCGTCACCAGCCGCCCCTCGCTGTGCTGCCTCGCACCACGGAAGAAGTGGCTGAGACCGTGCGCTGTTGCCATTCCCATGGCGTTCCTTTTGTGGCCCGTGGCAGTGGAACTGGACTCTCAGGCGGTGCGGTGACGGAGCAGGAAGCCCTGCTGATCGTCACCAGCCGCATGCGTGAAATCCTGAAGGTTGATCTCCCCAACCAGACGATCACCGTGCAGCCCGGGGTGATCAACAGTTGGGTCACGCGGGCGGTCGCGGGAGATGGCTTCTATTACGCCCCGGATCCGTCCAGTCAGGTTGTGTGCAGCATCGGCGGCAATGTCGCCGAGAACTCCGGTGGGGTGCACTGCCTGAAATATGGGGTGACCAGCAACCATGTTTTGGGCATGGAAGTGGTGTTGCCCGATGGCAATGTCACGACCCTGGGCTCCGACCTGGTCGAGAGTCCGGACCTCGATTTGCGCGGTGCATTTATCGGCAGTGAAGGCACCCTCGGCATCGCCACGGCCATCACCCTTCGCCTGTTGCGGGCTCCGGAAAAGGTCAGTGTGCTGCTGGCGGATTTCCCCACGATGGAAGCTGCAGGTGACGCCGTTCGTCGGGTCACGGCTGCCGGCGTTTTGCCGGCGGGGATGGAAATCATGGACAACTTCATGATCAATGCCGTCAACGATCTGTTCGGCCGCGACGAGTACCCCCGTGATGCCGCAGCAGTGTTGTTGATCGAATTGGACGGCCAGGCGGCGGAAGTGGCTGTGGCCTCCGATCGGGCTGCTGACCTTTGTGTTGAGGCTGGCGCGCGTGCTGTGCGTCGAGCGGATGAAGCAGCGGATCGCGCGTTGTTGTGGAAAGGACGCAAGTCCGCGTTTGCTGCGGTCGGACAGATCTCACCGACGTATTACGTCCAGGACGGAGTGGTGCCGCGCAGCAGCCTTCCCCAAGTGCTTTCGGCGATCGAGGCGCTTAGTCGGGACCATGGCTTGCCCGTGGCCAATGTGTTCCACGCTGGTGATGGCAATCTCCACCCCTTGATCCTGTATCGCCGGGATGATCCGGGGGTGGACCAGCGGGTCAAGGAGCTGGGGGCAGCGATCCTGCGAGAGTGCTTGGCGGTGGGTGGAAGCATCACCGGAGAGCACGGCGTCGGCGCCGACAAGCGTTGCTATCTCGATTGGATGTTCAGCCCAGAGGATCTGGCCACGATGCGGAGGCTGCGGTTGGCGTTTGATCCGGAGGGGCTGGCCAACCCGGGGAAGATCTTTCCAACCCCGACGACCTGTGCTGAGTCGTCCCGCAGAGCGGTGACGTTGCGTTCCGATCCCTCCGTCACGGCCTTCTGA
- the hemL gene encoding glutamate-1-semialdehyde 2,1-aminomutase, with amino-acid sequence MTAPTLNTSHSQAIFSAAQSLMPGGVSSPVRAFKSVGGQPIVFDRVKGPYAWDVDGNKYIDYIGSWGPAICGHAHPEVISALQEAIEKGTSFGAPCALENTLAEMVIDAVPSVEMVRFVNSGTEACMAVLRLIRAYTGRDKVIKFEGCYHGHADMFLVKAGSGVATLGLPDSPGVPRSTTANTLTAPYNDLEAVKQLFAENPDAIAGVILEPIVGNAGFITPEPGFLEGLREITKEHGALLVFDEVMTGFRISYGGAQAHFGVTPDLTTMGKVIGGGLPVGAYGGRRDIMEMVAPAGPMYQAGTLSGNPLAMTAGIKTLELLKQPGSYDKLTASTERLINGVMAAAREAGLPITGGSVSAMFGFFLCEGPVRNFEEAKATDSERFGKLHRAMLERGVYLAPSAFEAGFTSLAHSDADIDATIQAFRESFAEIA; translated from the coding sequence GTGACAGCTCCCACCCTGAACACCAGCCACTCCCAGGCCATCTTCAGTGCTGCCCAGAGCCTGATGCCTGGCGGCGTGAGCTCGCCGGTGCGAGCGTTCAAGTCGGTGGGCGGACAGCCGATCGTGTTCGATCGGGTGAAAGGTCCCTACGCATGGGATGTCGACGGCAATAAATACATCGATTACATCGGCAGCTGGGGGCCCGCCATCTGCGGCCATGCCCATCCCGAAGTGATCAGCGCTCTCCAGGAAGCGATCGAGAAGGGCACCAGCTTTGGGGCACCCTGCGCCTTGGAGAACACCCTCGCCGAAATGGTGATCGACGCTGTGCCCAGCGTGGAGATGGTGCGCTTCGTCAACAGCGGCACCGAGGCTTGTATGGCGGTGTTGCGCCTGATTCGCGCTTACACCGGTCGCGACAAGGTGATCAAGTTTGAGGGCTGCTACCACGGCCACGCCGACATGTTCCTGGTGAAGGCGGGATCCGGCGTTGCCACGCTCGGCTTGCCCGACTCCCCCGGGGTGCCCCGCAGCACCACGGCCAACACCCTCACCGCCCCTTACAACGACCTCGAAGCGGTCAAGCAGCTCTTCGCGGAGAACCCCGACGCCATCGCTGGCGTCATCCTCGAACCGATCGTCGGCAACGCCGGCTTCATCACTCCCGAGCCCGGTTTCCTCGAAGGTCTTCGTGAAATCACCAAAGAGCATGGCGCTCTCCTGGTGTTTGACGAAGTGATGACTGGCTTCCGCATCAGCTACGGCGGTGCCCAGGCCCACTTCGGCGTCACCCCTGATCTCACCACGATGGGCAAAGTAATCGGCGGTGGACTTCCTGTGGGTGCCTACGGTGGCCGCCGCGACATCATGGAAATGGTGGCTCCAGCAGGCCCCATGTACCAAGCGGGAACCCTGAGCGGTAACCCCCTTGCGATGACCGCAGGCATCAAAACGCTCGAGCTGCTCAAGCAACCCGGCAGCTACGACAAACTCACCGCCTCCACCGAGCGGCTGATCAATGGGGTGATGGCAGCGGCGCGCGAAGCCGGCCTGCCGATCACCGGAGGCAGCGTCAGCGCCATGTTCGGCTTCTTCCTCTGCGAAGGCCCGGTGCGCAATTTCGAAGAAGCCAAAGCCACCGATTCAGAGCGCTTTGGCAAACTGCATCGTGCCATGCTCGAGCGTGGTGTTTATCTGGCCCCAAGCGCCTTCGAGGCTGGTTTCACCTCGCTGGCCCACTCCGACGCTGACATCGACGCCACGATCCAAGCGTTCCGCGAAAGTTTCGCCGAGATTGCCTGA
- a CDS encoding DUF481 domain-containing protein: MKTSPKTTTQQQNWTQSMQDIIKPFIALASIGLMAPQAQAQASISLTLRNGDSLKGIKVAEESDEKIIVLIHPDLGRLRIPRSALKPKRTTPWSGSFAAGVNASNADSDLSAGGNITATAQYKQPPNLWEVKGQAQYAISKDNGDLGTSVDTNQGSADVRYSRALNNTISFYASSTFNYNALNSVGTETLTSSVGLGIDIVKTPTTILNISFGPALQNIWGGNGCDSDSNCGIIYPASTARGALEWSPQKSIKFNLSNQFTGGYVNGFSPSNILSGSIKIFPLANKSFFLSLNGQTIYNTLQTPNIDNSASFQIGTELN, translated from the coding sequence ATGAAAACTTCACCGAAGACAACCACACAACAACAGAATTGGACTCAGTCAATGCAAGACATCATCAAACCCTTTATTGCATTGGCGTCCATTGGTCTGATGGCACCGCAAGCCCAAGCCCAAGCTTCCATTTCGCTCACCCTGCGTAATGGCGATTCCCTTAAAGGGATCAAGGTCGCAGAAGAGAGCGACGAAAAGATAATTGTTTTAATTCATCCTGATCTTGGGCGCCTTAGGATTCCGCGCTCAGCCTTGAAACCAAAGCGCACCACGCCTTGGAGTGGGAGTTTCGCGGCAGGAGTCAACGCATCCAATGCCGACAGTGACCTATCAGCTGGTGGCAACATCACAGCGACAGCCCAGTACAAGCAACCTCCCAACCTCTGGGAGGTGAAAGGTCAAGCGCAATATGCCATCTCCAAAGACAATGGAGACCTCGGAACAAGCGTCGACACCAATCAGGGGAGCGCTGATGTGCGATATTCCCGAGCTCTCAACAACACCATCAGTTTTTATGCCTCCAGCACGTTCAACTACAACGCTCTCAACAGCGTCGGAACAGAGACCCTGACAAGCTCAGTTGGCCTTGGCATCGACATCGTGAAGACTCCCACGACAATTTTGAATATCTCCTTTGGCCCCGCACTGCAAAACATCTGGGGAGGCAATGGGTGCGACAGCGATTCAAATTGCGGCATCATTTACCCAGCCAGCACTGCCCGCGGCGCACTGGAATGGTCGCCCCAAAAATCAATCAAGTTCAATCTCAGCAATCAGTTCACAGGAGGGTACGTGAACGGTTTTTCACCCAGCAATATCCTGTCTGGATCAATCAAGATTTTCCCTCTAGCCAATAAAAGCTTTTTTCTATCCCTAAACGGGCAGACGATCTACAACACTCTCCAAACCCCAAATATCGACAACTCAGCATCCTTCCAAATCGGAACCGAACTGAACTAA